One Triticum dicoccoides isolate Atlit2015 ecotype Zavitan chromosome 5B, WEW_v2.0, whole genome shotgun sequence genomic window carries:
- the LOC119312645 gene encoding elongation factor 2-like — MVKFTAEELRGIMDKKNNIRNMSVIAHVDHGKSTLTDSLVAAAGIIAQEVAGDVRMTDTRADEAERGITIKSTGISLFYQMTPESLEMYKGDRDGDEYLINLIDSPGHVDFSSEVTAALRITDGALVVVDCIEGVCVQTETVLRQALGERIRPVLTVNKMDRCFLELQVEGEEAYQTFSRVIENANVIMATYEDVLLGDVQVYPEKGTVAFSAGLHGWAFTLTNFAKMYASKFGVDEAKMMERLWGENFFDPATKKWTSKNTGTATCKRGFVQFCYEPIKQIIATCMNDQKDKLWPMLKKLGVTMKNDEKDLMGKALMKRVMQTWLPASRALLEMMIFHLPSPSKAQRYRVENLYEGPLDDIYANAIRNCDPDGPLMLYVSKMIPASDKGRFFAFGRVFAGRVATGMKVRIMGPNFVPGQKKDLYVKSVQRTVIWMGKKQESVEDVPCGNTVALVGLDQFITKNATLTNEKEVDACPIRAMKFSVSPVVRVAVQCKVASDLPKLVEGLKRLAKSDPMVLCSIEESGEHIIAGAGELHLEICLKDLQEDFMGGAEIIVSPPVVSFRETVLEKSCRTVMSKSPNKHNRLYMEARPLEEGLAEAIDDGRIGPRDDPKVRSKILSEEFGWDKDLAKKIWCFGPETTGPNMVVDMCKGVQYLNEIKDSVVAGFQWASKEGALAEENMRGICFEVCDVVLHTDAIHRGGGQVIPTARRVIYASQLTAKPRLLEPVYLVEIQAPENALGGIYGVLNQKRGHVFEEMQRPGTPLYNIKAYLPVIESFGFSSTLRAATSGQAFPQCVFDHWDIMSSDPLEAGSQSATLVTEIRKRKGLKEQMTPLSDFEDKL, encoded by the exons ATGGTGAAGTTTACCGCGGAGGAGCTCCGTGGAATTATGGACAAAAAGAATAATATCCGTAACATGTCTGTTATTGCTCATGTTGACCATG GCAAATCTACGCTTACGGATTCCCTTGTGGCAGCAGCTGGGATTATTGCCCAGGAAGTAGCTGGTGATGTTCGCATGACCGATACCCGTGCAGATGAGGCAGAACGTGGTATTACAATCAAATCCACGGGTATCTCTCTTTTCTATCAGATGACTCCTGAATCACTTGAGATGTACAAGGGCGACAGGGATGGTGATGagtacctgatcaaccttattgatTCACCTGGCCACGTTGACTTCTCTTCAGAAGTCACAGCTGCTCTTCGTATCACCGATGGTGCTTTGGTTGTTGTTGACTGTATTGAGGGTGTCTGTGTGCAGACTGAAACTGTGCTGCGCCAAGCTCTTGGTGAGAGGATTCGGCCTGTCCTCACCGTGAACAAGATGGACAGATGCTTCCTTGAGCTTCAAGTGGAAGGTGAGGAAGCATATCAGACTTTCTCCCGTGTCATTGAAAATGCCAATGTCATCATGGCAACATATGAAGATGTGCTCCTTGGTGATGTCCAAGTGTACCCAGAGAAGGGGACTGTTGCATTCTCCGCTGGTTTGCATGGGTGGGCTTTCACCCTTACAAACTTTGCTAAGATGTATGCCTCCAAGTTTGGAGTTGATGAGGCGAAGATGATGGAGAGGCTTTGGGGTGAGAACTTCTTTGACCCAGCCACAAAGAAATGGACCTCCAAGAACACTGGGACAGCTACCTGCAAGAGAGGTTTCGTTCAGTTCTGCTACGAGCCAATCAAGCAAATCATAGCCACCTGCATGAATGATCAGAAGGATAAGTTGTGGCCAATGTTGAAGAAGCTTGGTGTGACGATGAAGAATGATGAGAAGGACTTGATGGGCAAGGCTCTCATGAAGCGTGTGATGCAAACTTGGCTGCCTGCCAGTCGTGCTCTGCTTGAGATGATGATATTTCACCTTCCCTCTCCCTCAAAGGCACAGAGGTATCGTGTGGAGAACTTGTACGAGGGTCCCCTTGATGATATATATGCTAATGCTATCAGAAACTGTGACCCTGATGGTCCTCTTATGCTGTATGTCTCCAAGATGATTCCAGCATCTGACAAGGGTAGATTCTTTGCCTTTGGACGTGTTTTTGCCGGGAGGGTTGCAACTGGCATGAAGGTCCGTATCATGGGTCCCAACTTTGTTCCTGGCCAGAAGAAGGATCTGTATGTGAAGAGTGTCCAGCGTACTGTTATCTGGATGGGAAAGAAGCAAGAGTCTGTTGAGGATGTTCCTTGTGGTAACACTGTTGCTTTGGTTGGTTTGGATCAGTTCATCACCAAGAATGCAACCCTGACAAATGAGAAGGAAGTTGATGCCTGCCCAATCAGGGCAATGAAGTTCTCTGTGTCCCCTGTTGTGCGTGTTGCCGTTCAGTGCAAGGTGGCATCTGATCTTCCTAAGCTTGTTGAGGGTTTGAAGCGGCTGGCGAAGTCTGACCCTATGGTTCTCTGTAGCATTGAAGAGTCTGGTGAGCATATCATTGCTGGAGCTGGAGAGCTTCACCTTGAAATCTGTTTGAAGGATCTGCAGGAGGACTTCATGGGTGGTGCTGAAATTATTGTTTCCCCTCCCGTCGTCTCCTTCCGTGAGACTGTTCTTGAGAAGTCCTGTCGCACTGTCATGAGCAAGTCCCCCAACAAGCATAACCGTCTTTACATGGAAGCTCGCCCATTGGAGGAGGGATTGGCTGAGGCTATTGATGATGGCCGCATTGGCCCACGTGATGATCCTAAGGTGCGCTCTAAGATCCTATCTGAGGAGTTTGGTTGGGACAAGGATCTCGCCAAGAAGATTTGGTGCTTTGGACCTGAGACGACTGGGCCCAACATGGTTGTCGACATGTGTAAGGGAGTGCAGTATCTGAATGAAATCAAGGACTCTGTTGTGGCTGGGTTCCAGTGGGCATCGAAGGAAGGTGCATTGGCTGAGGAGAACATGCGTGGCATCTGCTTTGAGGTCTGTGATGTTGTTCTGCACACTGATGCTATTCACAGGGGTGGTGGTCAGGTCATCCCAACAGCCCGGAGGGTCATTTATGCTTCTCAGCTCACTGCTAAGCCAAGGCTGCTGGAGCCTGTGTACCTGGTTGAGATCCAGGCCCCAGAGAATGCACTCGGCGGTATCTATGGtgttctgaatcagaagagaggGCACGTGTTTGAGGAGATGCAGAGGCCTGGTACCCCGCTGTACAACATCAAGGCTTACCTCCCGGTCATTGAGTCGTTCGGGTTCTCAAGTACCCTCAGGGCTGCGACATCTGGCCAGGCTTTCCCCCAGTGTGTGTTCGACCACTGGGACATCATGTCTTCGGATCCTTTGGAGGCCGGCTCCCAGTCTGCGACCCTTGTCACGGAGATCCGCAAGCGCAAGGGTCTGAAGGAACAGATGACCCCTCTATCTGATTTCGAGGACAAGCTCTAA
- the LOC119310533 gene encoding uncharacterized protein LOC119310533, which yields MDIKDFCSVSLISGPIKIFDKILANRLVEDLPKLVGQHQSAFVKGRSLHDNFMLVQCMARRLHALKSLTVMLKLDITKAFDSISWPFLLEVLRRFGFGKKPSAVVVAAAAAASSKSSFSHLSDRESETPRNLSYHRDSQDGEVDSGGAPAELRAIMDKKDNIRSSSVIAHADHGKSTLTNTLVEAAQTIAQEVASDVRMTGTPADKAEGEKVVASPPPQSGSHAHTKDLK from the exons ATGGATATCAAGGATTTTTGCTCGGTCAGCCTTATCAGTGGCCCAATCAAAATCTTCGACAAGATACTGGCCAATAGACTTGTGGAGGACTTGCCAAAGCTAGTTGGGCAGCACCAGAGCGCTTTTGTCAAGGGTCGATCCCTCCATGATAACTTTATGCTTGTCCAATGCATGGCCAGGAGATTACATGCTCTCAAGTCCCTGACGGTTATGCTTAAGTTGGATATTACCAAAGCTTTCGACTCCATCAGCTGGCCTTTCCTGCTCGAGGTCTTAAGGAGATTTGGCTTTGGCAAAAA ACCTTcggccgtcgtcgtcgccgccgccgccgccgcctcctcaaaGTCCTCATTTTCTCATCTCTCGGATCGGGAGAGCGAAACCCCAAG GAACTTATCTTACCACCGTGATAGTCAAGAtggtgaagtggacagcggcggagctccggcggagctccgtGCAATTATGGACAAGAAGGACAACATCCGTAGTAGCTCTGTTATTGCTCATGCAGACCATG GCAAGTCTACGCTTACGAATACACTTGTAGAAGCTGCTCAGACTATTGCCCAGGAAGTTGCTAGCGATGTTCGCATGACCGGTACCCCTGCAGACAAGGCCGAGGGCGAGAAGGTTGTTGCTTCACCACCCCCTCAGTCAGGGTCACACGCTCACACCAAAGATCTCAAATAA